AAACTACTCCCTGCTGGTGAAGATTTTGAAAGACTGGAAGAGCTTTGGTCATTCAAGGTGATAATCTTTTATGTgaaacttctttttctttttctttttttttgttgcttatcTTTTTGCACTTTCTGGATACCTTATGGAATTAGACTTTTTGATAATCATGTCTCTTTATTGTCACTTAACTTTAATCAAAATCCCCAATCTGCAGCATGGTCTAGCATTGTGCAGCAATTACTTCGTTGCAATTCAATTTGCTTATGGACGTCACATGGACAAACAATGGTTGTTTGGTTTTCAAAGGACGAGCACTTTTCCACTTTTCATATATTAGCCATATCTATTTTCACAGCCTATTTCAAGTTTCCTTGTCTGCTGCATCTAGATTGCAAATTCTTTTATATCCTTTATCTAAATGTATAGAATTTAGGTTCCCATCTGCTTTCATCCTCCGAGGTTCAGGATTGGCTCCAACTCCACAAACAATTAGACATGCAAAGGCTGCGCAATCTTTCGAGTCCTTTATAAAAAAAGTTGGAGGTCTGGCACATTCTGTTCTCATTTTATTTATGCAGTTATGAATGAAAAACctttatttcaataattggGTGGTGTTCTTTTAATattctatgttggttttactatGAAATATTTGcttgattttctttctccttaatGCAGCTTGGAATTTCTTCAATCAAGGTCTACTGAAAGTTAAGGTATGTTCCATATGTCTTTATGGttgttcaagaagaattttcattTCTGTCTCCTTTAGCTTCCAGTTTGATTATTAATCTCCTGTCCAACATGATCCATAAGAAATTGTTAGGTAACCTTCCTTGGTTTGCATCTATTCCAgacttttctttttcaaatcctAGTACACGAATGTTGAACACTCTTTGAAATACTTTTAGAGAAACTTATGTACTGATATTTTCTCATTATGGTGAGAGAGATTTCATCTGATTTTGACAATGTTATgcatccttatatatatatatatatatatatatatattgatgaaaGCATCCTTTTTGCTTATAACAAGTACCTGAATAAAAAAGTTAGTTTTCAGAGAGAATTACTGTCACTGACTTGGATATTAGCTGGAAGAATGGAGAAAAAcatgcattttcttttactttATAATCTCTTGAGCATCTAATGCATCTACAATTATAGGACATAGGAGATGCCTCTAACATTTCAAGATTATCACGTTGCTTCTTGATGTTCAGGAAGTATATTCACTTGGTGTTGGAATGACACTACCTGTCTGGAACAAGGCTACAAATAGCTTTCCGCTTTGCATCACAAGAGATAAAAGCAGTCCTCATAATGAAGACTCTTTCAATGAAACATATTTCTTTTCTAAAGACCTGGTGTTAGCTTTAGGTATTTTTACATAAGACAGAGAGTGGCATTTCCCTAGTTTATGTTGTTTTCATTAGCATAACTCTTTCCTTTATGTCTTGGTCGCTAGACTTTCGCACTCCAAAGCCAGCCTTTGGCTATAATTTTGGTGGCAGAAAATTCGATAGTACTGAAATTTTGGTAAATGCTGTACCTTCGAGCAAGAATAATGCCAATAATAGTGCAGAGGGTAACCGTCATGGTGCAAACGCGAACTCAAATATTGAATCTCACTCACCTATGAAGTTTCTGCCTGTTACAAAAAGCATTCATTCAGGTAATACCTATCCtaattctttctcttcttctagtAATTGGGAAATACTGCTTGTTAACTGGTAAATAATGGGCATTTGGCATCTGTGGAGTCTGTTATAAACTGTAAACAGAATTGAAACAAAATTGAGAGCTTGCCAGTTGCCCCCAGTGGGTGAGCTTTGGGAAAGTGCATTATAATGTCCGGAATCCAATAATTTTGCAAAACTTATGTTGCAGATCTCATAGTAGATCATACTCAATTAACTTCatttaccaaaaagaaaattgaggATATTCACAGAGACATAACTCCAAGTAAATATATATTACAGCTGTCGAATCTATACTTTTCACCTATAATTATACTTTTTATCTAACCTACTGTCTGGGAAAATTCAGGAATTTCAAACGATCAAGGTCTCACTAAAGAGAAGGATATGTATGGTGAATCTTACATGAAGGAAGTAAGTTGACTTGCTCGAAAGTTTTGCAAATCGATAACTTAAGCAACACAAAAGTATCCCTACTACTTAGGATAAATCATGAGTTCACAATCAAAAGAGCACTCACTTGAGCTGTTATCCATTTGCTGGATTAGTCAGTTGACTCAGATCACTTGCTAGAGCATTGCTACCTATAAGATGCTTAGTGATTTACATGACTGAgctaattattatttttcttttactcAAACAGAATCAGCTTGAACCTGCGGATGGCATCTCAATGCAATTGGATAGGTTCAGTTTGCATTCTGTAAGATGTGGAAATCTCGATTTTAAGGATGACTCTTTAGTTCTTAGTTAACATTGAGCATTCCagaaaaagataatctagattCCTTTCCAGAGTGCCAAAGGTTcagaaaggaaggaaaaggcTGATGCTTTTCTTGATGGCAATTGTTTAGCAAATCCTGGAGAAGGTTACCTCTCTCTTAAATATGATGCACAATCTTGTCTATATTGCTCGTGtaaatttcaatttttaaccTGAAGTTTTTATACAGTCCCACAGAAAGATGCTTTGGGAAAGAGGACCCTGAACAGTGAAAAGAAGATAAGTCTAAGTCCTCATTCTATCTATGTATAAGCAAATCgttaacttcttttttttagtGAATTATATCCGTTTTAGATGCAGACACTGGGTAATGTCACTAAAGACATGATACTCTGATATCAAACAGCCTGAAAGAAGGTAAGATTTCCAAGGAGATTGGATAAAAGGAGAGCGTAACAAAGGTAATTGGAAGGATATGGAGGGGAAGGAAGAACATATGGAAAAATTCCACTTAAAacacaaattttatttaatattcAGCTCTTGGTGTTCAACTAGACAACATAAGAATCTGCAATAATGGAGGTTATACTGAAGAAGCACCTTGTCACCAAAGATTCGTGCCATTTCTAATCAGTTATTAACATTTGATATTTCTCAAACAGTGAAATGATGTGGATTCATTGAGAAAAGCTTGATTTGTCCACTTCTAAAGATGTGGTTTGTACTAAAGAAAGCTCAAAATAGAAAGACAATTTATTTAAAGCACTTATACATTCTAGGTAAATCAGGACTACAAGTTTGTGAAAAGAAGCCATTTTTTGCATTTGTCATAACTACTTATAAAATTAATGAGTTATGAATAGAGTTGAATCTGTTAAATGATGAGCATTGAAAATCATAAATTGTTAAACTCTTAGCTTATTAAATGAAATTTTGCTGCCTTTCGGCTAAGTAATCTCCATATAGAAAATTCCACTCTCATGTAATAACATGCCATCTAATCTCAGCAAATCTACACTAGCACAaagcttgagttgacatagcAACTCATTCATATATTTAGGAAgcaccttttcttttatttatgtcAAGGTTTGCTATACCCGTTTCCATACATGTATGGATAACATGTTGCTACAGTGTTGGTACGGGTCGGTTCGGCCGGCATACTGACACTCGATACACCTCTAATATTGTGTAGTAATTTGGTATGCTCAGTATGGGGTGGCATGCACTGGTACGGCAAATCTCGATTTATATATTTCTTAGACAAACCTACTTTGACTCATTATTCTGCCTAAAAACAGAAATCAAGACAAACCATGTTATGTTAATTTCTTTATCtcataatcattttaaattttgcatttcaAAAAAAGGAGACTAATTAGTTGAGGGCTTGATGTTAGGTTGAAGATTGTCAAgcattcttaataaattaattaaatggTTATGGAGTGAGGATTGCAAAAGAAGAGTCTTAAAACTAATTTATAGTTGCCTTGATTGTCTTCAGTATTTTGAACTATGATGGCATTGGGGGTGCTGAAGTAAACGAATCATGTGTTGCTTTGCCTCTCCTCGTGAAGTCATCTTGAAGCAATATTGATCTACTCATGAATCTTAAGTAAAATGAAGAAAACCTTTAATGGTGCCAACTGCCAACTTCCTTGTGATTGAGATTATAGTTGACGCTTATGAAAGGAATGGTGCTTCATAAGTTACAATGGCTAAAATGGGTAACTTGGTGGTCTGTTAAGGGGGGTTTCTTGAAGTTTTTAGTTGGGTAGGCAAGCTTGGAGACACTAGCTCCATTCAGCAACTTGCACCAATCACAATATTGTCATAATGATGGAGGTCACATGGATGAAATGGTACGCTAAAGTGGAAGTTTCTTAGAAGTAACTCGGGTTGGAAAGGGAAGGAAAACTATCAACCAGTTGGACTGTAAATGTGAGAGGGACTTGTGGCATTGGTTACGCATGTAGTTTGTGGATTTATTTAAGAGGGCCATGGATGGGTTTTGGCCCATTGAAAGTTTGCATTTGTTAATTATGGAAGAGCAATCAGCTTATGGCTCAGCCACAAAGACATAGTGCTGATTTAAAGAGGCGGAAAACCTGTCCATCAAATTTTGATTCTAATGGACTTCTTTCCTCTCCTATAGAGAAGTTTTTTCTTAGCAATAATTTGGCAATTAATAGTATACATGTCCAGATTTTTCCTAGGAGCCAATCCATAGGGTCATCACAATATATGCATACCTTTGAGTTGAGGAATGTTTTGATAgatcttatggattaaatttCATCATTAGGATCTTCATGACATTTTGTCGTAGTTTAATGCTTAATTTCCAAAATTGGTAGCAAGTCAAGGAGCAGATGTGGGTGTAGGAAAGTGGAAACTTAGAAAACACTTGAAGTAAGGAAGTGCCCAGGAATCATGTGCTGGGTTcgagttttttatttttcaaagtagGTCTATTGTTCTAGGTAGAAGTTTCCTGCTACTAAGTTTTGATGCAAAAGCAATGTTTCCTgctacttttattttcttgtatttttccaatcaAGGTAGGATTCATACTCAAGAGGTAGGATTCTTGGTAAATGAGGAGTCACATGATGATTTCATTGATGTTGGAGAATTTATGGTTTGTACGCCTTTCAAATTTATTTGTTGGGGAAATTTCAAGTTGATCAACTTGAGCTTTATTGTACTCGATCCTAAGGAGACTTATAGAGTGtctctgaaaaaaaaaggaactagCACTTCTAGTATTTCAAAGTGCCATCTTTTGCTGATGAAAATCTCAAACTGGTGAAAGCattcttcttctatttttgAGAGACAATTATGCCCTCCACattccaccccccccccccccccccccccccccccctaaaaaaaaaaaaaaaaaatcccctgGCATTCCTACTGTCTCCTAGTTAACTCACCCTTGAAAGTACTTTCCCTCTCATCTACCTTGAGATTTGTTCTGATACATCACCATTCTTCCATTGCTGCCTTCAACAACTACTTCCCATACTTGCGATCATTTGTGAACTATTTATTCTTCCCTTTACAATCACTGGATCCTTTGTTGAATGCTGGTGGCACCTGGTTCTTCACAGTCGATCTTTTTAGTTTCCTTCAGTGGTGAAGTCAGTTCTTCTGACTGGGAAACTATAGGGCTTGACCCGTTTAATGTGATATACGTAGCAAACGCTCCTTGATATTCTACAAGCTAAGAACCTTTACCATGCGATAATTTTTCAAGGAACCAACTTGGTTCCTTGATTTACAATTAAAACTCTCTAATAACAgtattaaataatatatttcgaACTTTTATATGTTATTAAACATATAGACAAAGCTTTGCATAGAGTAATACATGTCGTCTTTTTAGGTAATTACAAGTGAGGCATGCTGAGATTATAATTTGTTGTATTGTGTCAGGACAAAGTGCTGCCTTGTACTGTCATTTTTTAGAACAGCAACTTATTACACATTATAAACATTCTTAGGCATTAATTGAGATATTTCTATCCGGGCTTCTAACCACTGATGTCAGATTTAGAAGAGATTATATCTAGGTTATCAATGAGCCAAAATGGAACTTGTAAGATATAGGTACCACTCACCAACCGGAAGGgggttattttttgaaaaaacaagTGTTAGTAGTTAGTAAACCTGCCATTAATTGTCAATCTGTTCCATTCTCCATGATTTACTGAGATAATCAAGTAACAAACTCTTTCTGTCAAAGTTACTGGATAATCCATTGGAAATGCTTGCTCTTGATTTGCTGTAGAAGAACACTAATACAAGGTTTAAGAAGGTGCTAGACAATAAGTTACAATAGAGAAAACCTAGCACTTCTAGGATTCAGGTTTGCTGACTTTCCAATATTGTGATGATGTATGAAATAGCTGCATAGatagcattttttttcttttttgtttgcatGGGCATAAGATACTCCGCGCAGCACTAGTGGAATAGTTTGAAGTTGGATGAAAACAGATTGACCCTTTTGCAATATTGGTATTGGTGCACAATTAGTTTTCTACTCTTTTGTTTGATTTGTTGGTGTATATCTGATATTTATGCATCACAATGGACTTGTAGGATTTTGCCACTTATAAACTCCATCAGGGCCTTTATTTGGATATCAAATGCTATGAGCGATAGGGGGCCAATAGATCTGTTCTTGAGGTGCATTTTCAaggaacttttgattccttagaATGTATGGATTAAGATTTTAGAACAGCATAAAATCTGTACAGGCTACAATAGTATATGTCTAATGTGATTTGCTGCCCTGTTTTGTCCTTAAGAGCTTCTAACAGTTGCTTTGAATTTTGACAAGATTTTTCAATGAGATAAGATTTATTTAGCAGTCTAAGGTGTTACTGCCCTCTTTATGTGGAAAAACAGAGAGCCATTGTTGACGAAAAGTTTAACACAGGCATCCATTGTGAAATTACATGGTTTGATATCAACTCATGACCTTGAAATCATAGTTCCCTTGCACACTTGGCATGGGATTGGAGTCTATTGAAGATGCGAATAATCTTAAGAGAAATACTGGTAGGAAGccaatctttcatatcaaagaTGTAACTTGCTATTAAGGCTCCAGGATAGGAGGCACAGATAGTAATTAGAATGACGTCAAGAACAGGACAGTAACACCTGGTATCGTTTTGTGGTTGCGgtaaatttattttttgctGCCTCATGTCTGTTTTCCTTTGTTGCTACAGATAGAGTGTTTAATTTGTATGAGGAGCAGGAATTGAAGCTTGATGGatgaaataatgaaaaaaataggGATCTGAAGTGGGATGTTGCATACTTAAAATCAAAGGATATTACGTTAAGCATACCAAGTAGCCATGGGGCGGATATGAACAAGAACATAAATTCAAGATCATTACTCATGATGAAGTATGCATAAAGAGCTGCCATATCACAAAGGAGGAAGGCTACATTTGCATATTCCCTGTGCTCATTCTGTCGACCCAGCCTGCAAGAGCGCTCAATTTTGCAAGAGAATATTAATGCAATGCATTTGGTTTTGTTTGCATTCTTTAGGATATCCCGTATGCTAGTTTCTTGCATATTGATCAAAATTGATTGTTCAATTGATATTTGAAATGCCTTAATATAAAAACAAGGTAGAACTGTCTTATCCTTTGGGTCTGGTTATACATCTCTTTTGTACTTCACATCAGAGAAAATGTAGCAGTGAGCTCCAAAAGGATGAGGGCAAAGCAATCTATTGACCAATCTGACATAACTGCAAAGGTATAGTTTTGTTAACATTATTTATTGTTAGCTTTTCACAGATTGTAATACAAAACGGCTCCTTTTCAGGTTATAAGTCATCATAAGCGAGGGGCGCTGCACTCCCTTTCCGTGGCAGATCTCAAGTGTTTCCTGGCTACTAAAAAGGCAAAGGTAGGAGGAAAGAAAGATGAACTTATCCAACGAATAACTGCCTTGCTCGCCTGATCCAGTTCACCTTTATCCCATGTTCaccaatgtttttttttgtcatGTATAATATTATACCAGAATTTCAAAATTCCTTCCTAAAATCAGTTACGGCATTAAGCTTTAGTTATGATTGCACAAATACCCGTCGTCTGTAGGTAATGGTTTCTTATAAAGTAAAACTAATTAATAACTCATCTGTCATTGCTAGATGCTGCTATGGTATACTGTTGAGGAAAGCAGAGATGTGGTAATCTTTACTGTGATAGGCAGATTTATCAAACCTGTCTTTCGAACAAATTGCCGAAGAAATGCATCATAAAATTACAGTATCTCCTTGAATTAAATAGGTATAAGACTCTCATGCATCTGTTCAGAAATGGTATGTTGGTATCGTGCCAACTCAATTGGATGGATGGGATGGGTTTGCAAGGGAACATGTGTTCGTTAGGATGGACTCTGTCCATGACTTGGCTTGGTAATAACATTAGAGAGAAGAAGTATAACAGGTTAATGCAGGCCTTGTAATGCATTTTGACTTGTGATGGAAGTCTTAAGGAACATCTAAAGAAAGAAGCCCAAGTGATTAACCTACTAACACCATTAAAAATTAACGCTAGCCTGGAAAATTTAACTTCTTGCAAATCCTGGCTAAATAGGACAGCGACGAACGTGGTAATCTCAACCAGAAACTCAAGCAATAAGAATGTGGACCCCCCAAAAGTGAAGTCTTTCATACATTGCACCAATTGCATCAGCCCGAGCAAGCGGGCTCACATCATTTCATCCCTCCGCCCTACTGGACTCTGGAGACCCCAATTAGCTAATGGGAAGGAATTTCTATCATGTCTGAAACCTGCAGTTGTAGTGGTAAATCTGTGGGGCTTTTTTTGATAatgtctcatatttttcagattttattGAAATGGTTAAAACTCAAGAAACATGCTTTACACGCACAGAGAGCCCAAGTGCAAGAATCCAGAAGTCCATATCTCTGGTCCTAATTTTAGCGGAGAGGTCTTAgttgttttttctttattgCGGAACCGAAATCGTAGTTTGTTTTTAGTGTTAATTTCTACTTGTTTCCAGGATTCGAGAGGTCCAGCCTTTCAATCACTGTCTGTGATTTGTGTGATGCCAGTGATTGTACGGGACAGCTATGTAAAAGTTTCTCGGTCCCATGCCCATGAAGCCAAACAGGGGCCTCGAAAGATAGTCCCCCTAGATTTATAGATCATTTATTTAGTTCGGCATGCGTTAGATAACACTAGAGTGACGAAAATACAGAGGTCGTAGGCAAGTAGAAGCCTTTTATAGACTACTGACACCATTTGTAAAGTGGATTTATGAAAGTACTCTCAATTCACTCTCAAATCAGGCATCTGGCCGATGTAAGCAAAAAATTGGTTTTGGGAAGTGAACTGCATGGCAACGTGGTTGGTGCTAGTTATAATTACGTAACTCTCTGTTCTACGTTAAACGCCGAGTTTTTAGGGTATTTCGAAATCTTCTCGACGCCATGTCTTTGACAAGAAAGAAACCGCTCAATTCACAATTTGACATGGCGTCCAAACGAATGGATCAACCCCCTTTTGGATCGCAGCAGCACCATGTGAATCAAATCAATTTCCTTTCGCCACAAGGAACACCGAGTCAAGCGATGCATGTAGTGAGACTTCATGGCATTACACTCTTTTGATAATATAGTCTATTCTTCATCTAACATGCCCATCTTAATGATTAATTTAGCTCCGTCATTCTCTTTTCCCAAGCAAGAGAAGCGGAACAACAAAAAGTGAGAATGCTGTTATCCATCTGATATCAATCATTAGGAATCATAAGCAAGAGAACAATTACTCATCCACCTTGCTAATTACTTTCATTGCACAGCTCAATTCCGGGCCTCTGGCTCCATTTTAAGGCTAAGCAATCTCCCCTTGGCCCGTCATTATATCGAACTTTTCTCTTCATCAAAAAGTATTTCTTTCTCCTGCTGAATATTGCTAAATCTACAAGTGGAGCAAGCAGTGGCGGTGGGGCCTACCATATCCTGTCCCAGGACCACCCAGACGTGTCCATCATAATGTTTTATTACTTCAATATCTGTAAGCGGGAAACTCTTCATTCTCGTCCAATCAAATAACAGTGACTGACGTAGGGATCTGTTCACATAATCTTGTACATACAAtgcttaaaaaaaacaaaataatgaaCCAGCGTCGATAAAGCACCCACTTCTTCGTACTCCCCGGCACTCTAACTGGGACCCACATGTCTCTGTGGCGGGGTGGTTTTCCAAAGCTGCGAGGGTGCCGAAAGTGTCATTAGCCTCTCAATAAATATATCATTTAATTTGAGTGAGCCCATGACGAACGACTCATTGGCTCGTTTTGTACGTGCTACAAACTCTTGATTGAACCCGTCCGGAAATCCAATTTCGAGCATAACCAAGAACAGGGTGCGTTCGATGTATCACATGCCATGCGGGCTTCTGTGGGAAATCTGGGGATGTGTGATGGGATGGGCCCTGACGCCGAGACCAGGGATTGCAGAGGATGGCGTTGTGTACGAGAGCGCAGCCTGGCAGCTTCCTTTTGGGCGATGAACGACGCCTTGGTTCGTGCTCCCCAGTGCCACCGCCAAAAGATATCCCTTGCTCCTGTTATTGGGTCAGTGTCTGAAACGACCATAGCAGATACACCATTATTCTATTCACATTATTACTGCTGCTCATAATATTCACAGCTCCTCTTTATCTTTTGCCATCTATCTTTGAATTAAAAGCCTGCATCCATCCCCTCGACTCCTGGAGATTGAGAAGACCGATAACTGTTCTACCTTGCAATTGTGTAGCAAAAGACAATACTGAtccttatattgttatttaaccGAGTCTGTCTTCAGATGTCTGTAAAGGAGGAGGATGAGAGATGAGAGATAACCAGCCAAGCATTCGCGGGGTCGCCGCAGCTTTGTAACAAAGAAGGCAGTGGGCTGTCATCTCCCTCCCTTTTCTCCTTGTTCCTTCCAAATATTCTATTGGCTCATGGTAGGCTGCACCAAGCCACCAACCATGGTTCTTTTTGCATTCTTTTTGGTTTCATTCATCTGGAAGAATATGCCGACTGATTTATACGTCTGGATTGAAGGGCTTGATGGGATCGGAGCAGGGTGTCACTACATGGAGGCACATGAAGTGTTGGGATTGTCTGGTTGGCATCTCCCTGGCCTTCCCTTTGGACTGCCCTTGGTAGTTTGCTGCTCTCACTAATGATAGACCTaggttctgaattttgcctAGTTCTGCTACTTTATTCTTCGTTTGGTATCATGTTGATATTTTGCAGATGCTTTATATTTTTCCTTGCCGATGCGTATATGCAATTCTCatgcatatgtgtgtgtgttgcTGGTGTCGTCAtatgatgcttgttttagtctcCCTTCACTtgcttaattatttatttttcgaGCTGCCATGCTAGCTGAACTGCATAGCTCTTCTCTTTTCCCTCCATATTGGTTACAAGATTACGAAGACATTTCTTGTTTCTGATATAGATTACAGAGGCATTCAAAAGTAGTTCATGGCTTGCCATGTCTAGTGTCGTCTGTGATCTTTTCAAGTGTTTTGGGTTTTTGAAAATTTCGTGTCAAAACATTTGTATTGTTTTCTAAAGAATGTTAAGCCCTTCATTTCCTAACGTAACTTGTTTACAATTTTATAGTCACGATATTCCGTGAAAAAAGTAGCACAATCAGTTCGGAAATATATCTTATGAGAATACTACCTCTTCCTAGTATGATGATTAATGAAGAATGTACCGGATGAGGTTGAAGCATTTTTTAGCATTTTTTAACTGATGACGTCTCTTACATAAGTCATCATACAATTGTAGGTAACAAGAAAGAAATAGGATCCTGAGTCATTCTATTCCAATCTTTTTAACCTATTAACTAGCAATTAAAGATCTTTGCAAATACACTGCTTCACACAATTGGTATTTAATTGTCTATAAAGAACGATCTCTTGGATTTAGAAATAAGAAGTAATGAGTGGGTGAGACTTAAGAGCTAGAGGTCCATCCGTCGAGGTATATGGTATAGCTCTTCTTAGTAACTTATCCACTCTCAGTCCAATGTTGATAAGGTAATGATCTTGACTTCAAGGATTAATGAAGAATTATGGGGGCTAGAAAATAATCTAACATCTTCCTAGAACTGTGTTAGCCATGCAAAATAAAAGAAGCTTCTCAAGGCAGAAAAGCAAATACGACAAGTCCCGTGGATCGAACTGCATATAACGTTTAAATTGTCCAGACTTTGGACAGGAGGGGTATCAAATACAAAGAATAATTCTACTTGTGGGAGAGAATTTGCCGGTG
This is a stretch of genomic DNA from Phoenix dactylifera cultivar Barhee BC4 chromosome 9, palm_55x_up_171113_PBpolish2nd_filt_p, whole genome shotgun sequence. It encodes these proteins:
- the LOC103701850 gene encoding uncharacterized protein LOC103701850 isoform X1; this encodes MFRNKILVRVAPHDPLSSSPFLLLPLSISLPSSPPSPSLSVELETLCWKLSRRWHLACLPQSSEIFIVYQRAQSESVAQVVKALVEAVPVSSVGVEEEVRSASVIAKAVECGLKSFMLDNGWRCVGDNIFVDSTFACSEERSHLCAIDVQVQSEIDDDFVFLVSPDAFRFSRHEISDFVSSKMLERFDNGKEIVLEDYNICTACTILPSLYEGHAIGISKLLPAGEDFERLEELWSFKHGLALCSNYFVAIQFAYGRHMDKQWFPSAFILRGSGLAPTPQTIRHAKAAQSFESFIKKVGAWNFFNQGLLKVKEVYSLGVGMTLPVWNKATNSFPLCITRDKSSPHNEDSFNETYFFSKDLVLALDFRTPKPAFGYNFGGRKFDSTEILVNAVPSSKNNANNSAEGNRHGANANSNIESHSPMKFLPVTKSIHSDLIVDHTQLTSFTKKKIEDIHRDITPRISNDQGLTKEKDMYGESYMKENQLEPADGISMQLDRFSLHSIPFQSAKGSERKEKADAFLDGNCLANPGEVPQKDALGKRTLNSEKKIRENVAVSSKRMRAKQSIDQSDITAKVISHHKRGALHSLSVADLKCFLATKKAKVGGKKDELIQRITALLA
- the LOC103701850 gene encoding uncharacterized protein LOC103701850 isoform X2 codes for the protein MFRNKILVRVAPHDPLSSSPFLLLPLSISLPSSPPSPSLSVELETLCWKLSRRWHLACLPQSSEIFIVYQRAQSESVAQVVKALVEAVPVSSVGVEEEVRSASVIAKAVECGLKSFMLDNGWRCVGDNIFVDSTFACSEERSHLCAIDVQVQSEIDDDFVFLVSPDAFRFSRHEISDFVSSKMLERFDNGKEIVLEDYNICTACTILPSLYEGHAIGISKLLPAGEDFERLEELWSFKHGLALCSNYFVAIQFAYGRHMDKQWFPSAFILRGSGLAPTPQTIRHAKAAQSFESFIKKVGAWNFFNQGLLKVKEVYSLGVGMTLPVWNKATNSFPLCITRDKSSPHNEDSFNETYFFSKDLVLALDFRTPKPAFGYNFGGRKFDSTEILVNAVPSSKNNANNSAEGNRHGANANSNIESHSPMKFLPVTKSIHSDLIVDHTQLTSFTKKKIEDIHRDITPRISNDQGLTKEKDMYGESYMKENQLEPADGISMQLDRFSLHSSAKGSERKEKADAFLDGNCLANPGEVPQKDALGKRTLNSEKKIRENVAVSSKRMRAKQSIDQSDITAKVISHHKRGALHSLSVADLKCFLATKKAKVGGKKDELIQRITALLA
- the LOC103701850 gene encoding uncharacterized protein LOC103701850 isoform X4, with amino-acid sequence MFRNKILVRVAPHDPLSSSPFLLLPLSISLPSSPPSPSLSVELETLCWKLSRRWHLACLPQSSEIFIVYQRAQSESVAQVVKALVEAVPVSSVGVEEEVRSASVIAKAVECGLKSFMLDNGWRCVGDNIFVDSTFACSEERSHLCAIDVQVQSEIDDDFVFLVSPDAFRFSRHEISDFVSSKMLERFDNGKEIVLEDYNICTACTILPSLYEGHAIGISKLLPAGEDFERLEELWSFKHGLALCSNYFVAIQFAYGRHMDKQWFPSAFILRGSGLAPTPQTIRHAKAAQSFESFIKKVGAWNFFNQGLLKVKEVYSLGVGMTLPVWNKATNSFPLCITRDKSSPHNEDSFNETYFFSKDLVLALDFRTPKPAFGYNFGGRKFDSTEILVNAVPSSKNNANNSAEGNRHGANANSNIESHSPMKFLPVTKSIHSGISNDQGLTKEKDMYGESYMKENQLEPADGISMQLDRFSLHSSAKGSERKEKADAFLDGNCLANPGEVPQKDALGKRTLNSEKKIRENVAVSSKRMRAKQSIDQSDITAKVISHHKRGALHSLSVADLKCFLATKKAKVGGKKDELIQRITALLA
- the LOC103701850 gene encoding uncharacterized protein LOC103701850 isoform X3, whose translation is MFRNKILVRVAPHDPLSSSPFLLLPLSISLPSSPPSPSLSVELETLCWKLSRRWHLACLPQSSEIFIVYQRAQSESVAQVVKALVEAVPVSSVGVEEEVRSASVIAKAVECGLKSFMLDNGWRCVGDNIFVDSTFACSEERSHLCAIDVQVQSEIDDDFVFLVSPDAFRFSRHEISDFVSSKMLERFDNGKEIVLEDYNICTACTILPSLYEGHAIGISKLLPAGEDFERLEELWSFKHGLALCSNYFVAIQFAYGRHMDKQWFPSAFILRGSGLAPTPQTIRHAKAAQSFESFIKKVGAWNFFNQGLLKVKEVYSLGVGMTLPVWNKATNSFPLCITRDKSSPHNEDSFNETYFFSKDLVLALDFRTPKPAFGYNFGGRKFDSTEILVNAVPSSKNNANNSAEGNRHGANANSNIESHSPMKFLPVTKSIHSGISNDQGLTKEKDMYGESYMKENQLEPADGISMQLDRFSLHSIPFQSAKGSERKEKADAFLDGNCLANPGEVPQKDALGKRTLNSEKKIRENVAVSSKRMRAKQSIDQSDITAKVISHHKRGALHSLSVADLKCFLATKKAKVGGKKDELIQRITALLA
- the LOC103701850 gene encoding uncharacterized protein LOC103701850 isoform X5; amino-acid sequence: MFRNKILVRVAPHDPLSSSPFLLLPLSISLPSSPPSPSLSVELETLCWKLSRRWHLACLPQSSEIFIVYQRAQSESVAQVVKALVEAVPVSSQVQSEIDDDFVFLVSPDAFRFSRHEISDFVSSKMLERFDNGKEIVLEDYNICTACTILPSLYEGHAIGISKLLPAGEDFERLEELWSFKHGLALCSNYFVAIQFAYGRHMDKQWFPSAFILRGSGLAPTPQTIRHAKAAQSFESFIKKVGAWNFFNQGLLKVKEVYSLGVGMTLPVWNKATNSFPLCITRDKSSPHNEDSFNETYFFSKDLVLALDFRTPKPAFGYNFGGRKFDSTEILVNAVPSSKNNANNSAEGNRHGANANSNIESHSPMKFLPVTKSIHSDLIVDHTQLTSFTKKKIEDIHRDITPRISNDQGLTKEKDMYGESYMKENQLEPADGISMQLDRFSLHSIPFQSAKGSERKEKADAFLDGNCLANPGEVPQKDALGKRTLNSEKKIRENVAVSSKRMRAKQSIDQSDITAKVISHHKRGALHSLSVADLKCFLATKKAKVGGKKDELIQRITALLA